A genomic segment from Kyrpidia tusciae DSM 2912 encodes:
- a CDS encoding ABC transporter permease: MGVMAQLLGAAIGEGTPLLLAALGCLLSERVGIINLGAEGMMLMGAVSTALVSAQGGDVWVALVCGAAAGGVLGVLHALTTVTLRANQIVSGLAITLFGTGLSAYLGKPIAGNPVPGAIPVLNLPLLDKIPWIGPVFAHLDVVVWFSVILAVALFLYIERTSWGLNLRAVGDSPATADVMGIHVLRHRYAYVVLGGMLVGLSGAYLLFSTSPSWVEGMTAGRGWIAVALVIFARWNPVRAVFGAYLFGGLDALGFRIQLMGTETPSYFLKMLPYVLTVVVLMILGLRSRRRYSGMPLSLGSAYVREERS, from the coding sequence ATGGGGGTGATGGCGCAACTGCTCGGCGCCGCCATCGGCGAGGGGACGCCTCTGTTGTTGGCGGCCTTGGGCTGTTTGTTGTCCGAGCGGGTGGGGATCATCAACCTTGGTGCCGAAGGCATGATGCTGATGGGGGCGGTGTCGACGGCGTTGGTCTCGGCTCAAGGCGGCGATGTGTGGGTTGCCCTGGTGTGCGGGGCGGCGGCCGGCGGGGTGCTCGGGGTCCTGCATGCCTTGACCACGGTGACGCTGCGGGCAAATCAAATCGTGAGCGGCCTCGCGATCACCTTGTTTGGGACGGGACTGAGCGCCTATCTCGGGAAGCCGATTGCGGGCAATCCTGTACCCGGGGCCATTCCGGTGCTCAATCTGCCGCTTCTGGACAAAATCCCCTGGATCGGGCCGGTGTTTGCCCATCTCGATGTGGTGGTGTGGTTCAGCGTTATCCTCGCAGTTGCCCTCTTTTTGTACATCGAGCGCACGTCCTGGGGTCTGAACCTCCGGGCGGTGGGCGATAGCCCGGCCACCGCCGATGTGATGGGGATTCATGTGCTTCGACACCGGTACGCCTATGTGGTTCTCGGGGGGATGCTGGTGGGGTTGTCCGGGGCGTATCTCCTGTTTTCCACGTCCCCCAGTTGGGTGGAGGGGATGACCGCCGGCCGTGGGTGGATCGCGGTGGCCTTGGTGATTTTTGCCCGCTGGAATCCGGTGCGGGCCGTGTTTGGGGCGTATTTGTTCGGGGGGTTGGATGCTCTGGGCTTTCGCATCCAGCTGATGGGCACCGAAACCCCTTCCTACTTTTTAAAAATGCTCCCTTATGTGTTGACGGTGGTGGTCCTCATGATCCTGGGACTGCGGTCCCGAAGGAGGTATTCCGGGATGCCCTTGTCCCTGGGCAGCGCATATGTGAGAGAGGAGCGTTCTTAG
- a CDS encoding ABC transporter permease subunit produces MKGGTSQSAAPIPQTSAATDPTGQGRRRHSKGRRFRVVIDPAKTSSPWWIPVASAVAALVFCGLLIAASGLNPFAVYAAMFQGAFGTAYGLGETWVKAIPLLLCGIGVALAYRIAFWNIGAEGQFLAGAIGATAVSIYLPHLPGPAYIPLMFAAGALAGALWGVVPGVLRVYLRVNELISSLMLNYIAALLLDDFVFGPWKDPMGFNFPGTPMFTPDEQLMTFGGSRVHLGLVFALAATLIYGLVLGYTRWGYELRVLGASPEVARYGGISIGRTILVVALFSGALSGIAGMAEVSGVAHRLMYGISPGYGYTAIIVAWIARLHPVGLVVASLFFGGIIVGGYAVQTMGLPASMSLMIQGAILLFLIGGEMISRLRIVMEEPEGHRISSGDGVAALDKGGDGAWG; encoded by the coding sequence ATGAAAGGGGGCACGTCGCAGAGCGCAGCCCCGATCCCGCAAACCTCGGCGGCGACCGATCCAACGGGCCAGGGGAGGCGACGGCATTCGAAAGGGCGTCGCTTCCGGGTCGTCATCGATCCGGCCAAAACTTCTAGCCCCTGGTGGATTCCTGTTGCTTCGGCGGTGGCGGCCCTGGTATTCTGCGGGCTGCTCATCGCTGCCAGCGGCCTGAACCCGTTTGCGGTGTACGCCGCCATGTTTCAGGGAGCCTTTGGAACGGCCTATGGTTTGGGGGAAACCTGGGTCAAGGCGATTCCCCTCTTGTTGTGCGGAATCGGCGTCGCCTTGGCGTACCGCATCGCTTTTTGGAACATCGGGGCGGAGGGACAGTTTTTGGCCGGGGCCATCGGAGCCACGGCGGTGAGCATCTACCTGCCGCATCTTCCCGGGCCGGCCTACATTCCCCTCATGTTTGCGGCGGGTGCTTTGGCGGGGGCGCTGTGGGGAGTGGTGCCCGGGGTGCTCAGGGTGTATTTGCGCGTCAATGAGTTGATCAGTTCGCTCATGTTGAACTACATTGCCGCCCTCTTATTGGATGATTTCGTGTTCGGCCCCTGGAAGGATCCTATGGGGTTCAATTTTCCCGGCACCCCCATGTTCACCCCCGATGAGCAACTGATGACCTTTGGGGGAAGCCGTGTTCACCTGGGCCTGGTGTTCGCCCTGGCCGCCACGCTGATCTATGGGTTGGTGTTGGGTTACACCCGGTGGGGGTATGAACTCCGGGTGTTGGGGGCCAGTCCCGAGGTGGCCCGGTATGGAGGGATTTCGATCGGCCGGACCATTCTGGTGGTGGCGCTGTTCAGCGGGGCTCTGTCGGGGATCGCTGGGATGGCGGAGGTATCCGGAGTGGCCCATCGGCTGATGTACGGGATCTCTCCCGGATACGGGTACACGGCCATCATCGTGGCGTGGATCGCCAGGCTCCACCCCGTGGGGTTGGTGGTCGCCTCGCTGTTTTTCGGCGGCATTATCGTCGGTGGTTACGCCGTTCAGACTATGGGCTTGCCCGCTTCTATGTCCCTCATGATCCAGGGGGCGATTCTCCTGTTTTTGATCGGCGGGGAGATGATCAGTCGGCTGCGGATCGTGATGGAGGAACCCGAAGGGCACAGGATTTCATCCGGGGATGGCGTTGCAGCTCTGGACAAAGGAGGAGATGGGGCATGGGGGTGA
- a CDS encoding ABC transporter ATP-binding protein: MVEASVEMRGIVKRFGDVLANDGATFIARPGEIHALLGENGAGKSTLMSILSGLYRRDAGEIRLRGRPVQRCSPAVAAQMGIGMVYQNFRLVPTLTPVENTVLGDKGFRWLGPAWRRQKEAELRELIERFGLRFPLHRPVQELSLGEQQRVEIVKVLYRGADIVILDEPTSVLTPREAEDLFLALREMKQAGKTVIVTTHKLKEVMAWSDRITVMRKGRTIRTMETRETNERELARLMVGREVSSAGTGRERPRPGGVLLRVKGLTALGEQGHPALRGIDLEVRRGEVVGIAGVAGNGQRELAECLTGLRSWTEGTVEFEGEALTPGTRGFIRRGIAHIPEDRMKMGLAGRLSVFDNLLLKSYRRKDVSPWGLLLPGRRREPMETLIKKFEVKTPSLSTPVRQLSGGNQQKLLFAREVEQRPKLMVAVHPTQGLDVGAAEAVHRILLDLRDAGTGIVLISEDLDEVIQLSDRVVVISRGTIHGEFFRGRTDREAIGLLMAGVSSEEEAG; encoded by the coding sequence GTGGTGGAAGCTTCGGTGGAAATGCGGGGGATCGTCAAACGATTCGGGGACGTGTTGGCCAACGATGGGGCGACGTTTATCGCCCGGCCCGGGGAGATCCACGCCTTGCTCGGGGAAAATGGCGCCGGGAAAAGTACGTTGATGAGTATCCTCTCGGGCCTTTATCGCCGGGATGCCGGAGAAATCCGGCTCCGCGGTCGCCCGGTGCAGCGCTGTTCTCCCGCTGTGGCCGCACAGATGGGGATCGGGATGGTGTATCAGAATTTCCGCCTGGTTCCCACCCTGACTCCGGTGGAAAACACGGTGCTCGGGGATAAGGGGTTTCGCTGGCTCGGGCCCGCTTGGCGCAGGCAGAAGGAGGCGGAGTTGCGAGAGCTCATAGAACGGTTTGGCCTGCGGTTTCCCCTTCATCGCCCGGTGCAGGAGTTGTCCCTGGGAGAGCAGCAGCGGGTTGAAATTGTAAAAGTGTTGTACCGGGGAGCCGACATCGTTATCTTGGACGAACCGACCTCGGTGTTGACCCCTCGGGAGGCGGAGGACCTTTTTCTCGCCCTTCGGGAGATGAAACAGGCGGGGAAGACGGTGATCGTCACCACGCACAAATTAAAGGAAGTCATGGCTTGGTCGGATCGGATCACCGTCATGCGGAAGGGGCGGACGATTCGAACGATGGAAACCCGGGAAACGAACGAAAGGGAGTTGGCCCGGTTGATGGTGGGCCGGGAGGTCTCATCCGCAGGGACGGGTCGGGAACGTCCGCGGCCGGGAGGCGTTCTTCTTCGGGTGAAGGGCTTGACGGCTCTGGGGGAGCAGGGACATCCGGCCTTGAGGGGTATCGACTTGGAGGTGCGCCGGGGTGAAGTGGTGGGGATCGCCGGCGTGGCCGGCAACGGGCAGCGGGAGCTGGCCGAATGCTTGACGGGATTGCGCTCGTGGACCGAAGGAACCGTGGAATTCGAGGGTGAAGCATTGACGCCGGGGACCCGGGGGTTCATCCGGAGGGGGATCGCCCATATCCCCGAGGATCGGATGAAAATGGGACTCGCCGGGCGCCTGTCTGTCTTCGATAACTTGCTTCTCAAATCCTATCGCAGAAAAGACGTATCCCCATGGGGACTGTTGCTTCCGGGCCGCCGCCGGGAGCCGATGGAGACCTTGATCAAAAAGTTCGAGGTGAAAACCCCGTCCCTTTCGACGCCCGTTCGCCAGTTGTCCGGGGGAAACCAACAGAAGTTGTTGTTCGCCCGGGAGGTGGAGCAGCGGCCGAAGCTGATGGTTGCCGTCCATCCCACCCAGGGGTTGGACGTGGGAGCCGCCGAAGCGGTGCACCGCATTCTCCTGGATCTCAGGGATGCGGGCACCGGGATCGTGTTGATTTCCGAAGATCTCGACGAGGTGATTCAGTTGTCCGATCGGGTTGTGGTAATCAGCCGAGGGACCATCCACGGGGAATTTTTCCGGGGCCGGACGGATCGCGAGGCGATCGGTCTCTTGATGGCGGGGGTTTCCTCCGAGGAGGAAGCGGGATGA
- a CDS encoding BMP family ABC transporter substrate-binding protein, which translates to MKQRGLIRWLSLLLGLVLIAGCSQAGVATQSSSQAGAASGQGIKKPRVAFVYLGPPGDGGWTYQHDQGRKYLENQLGIKADYVENVPESADAERVLTQLAQNHDIIFATSFGYQDYVYDVAQKFPHVIFMHCAGYKTAPNMGTYFGRNYQASYLAGVAAGKMTKKNLLGYVGAFPIPEVIYNINAFTRGAQSVNPKVKVKVVWSNTWFDPATERQAAGSLLDQGVDVVAAYQDSPASLQAAQERGAYAIGNDSDMGRYVPDAYITNPVWNWGPYYVKVVKEVMDGTWKSGQYLGGLKDGMVGLAPFGKNVPQDVQNLVEKDKEEITAGKLDPFHGPIYDASGELRVPAGSKLTDQQILSMNWFVQGVEGTIPK; encoded by the coding sequence ATGAAACAACGGGGACTGATTCGCTGGTTGTCCCTGCTGTTGGGGCTCGTGTTGATCGCTGGATGTTCCCAAGCCGGGGTGGCAACCCAAAGTTCGTCCCAAGCCGGGGCCGCCTCGGGGCAGGGTATCAAAAAACCCCGGGTTGCCTTTGTGTACCTGGGGCCTCCGGGGGACGGAGGGTGGACCTATCAGCACGATCAAGGGCGCAAATATCTCGAAAATCAGCTAGGCATCAAGGCGGACTATGTGGAGAACGTCCCCGAGAGCGCCGACGCCGAGCGGGTCCTGACCCAATTGGCCCAGAACCACGACATCATTTTTGCCACGAGTTTTGGGTATCAGGACTACGTCTATGATGTGGCACAGAAATTCCCCCACGTGATTTTCATGCACTGTGCGGGATATAAAACGGCTCCCAACATGGGGACGTATTTTGGCCGAAACTATCAGGCAAGTTATCTGGCCGGGGTGGCCGCGGGCAAGATGACGAAGAAAAACCTGCTCGGTTACGTGGGAGCCTTTCCCATTCCCGAGGTGATTTATAACATTAATGCCTTTACCCGTGGTGCCCAAAGTGTGAACCCGAAGGTGAAGGTCAAAGTGGTGTGGTCGAACACCTGGTTCGATCCGGCCACAGAACGCCAAGCGGCCGGTAGCCTTCTGGACCAGGGGGTGGATGTGGTGGCGGCCTACCAGGACTCCCCGGCCAGTTTGCAGGCGGCCCAGGAGCGAGGAGCCTACGCCATCGGCAATGACTCGGATATGGGTCGTTACGTCCCGGACGCCTACATCACGAATCCCGTGTGGAACTGGGGGCCCTATTACGTGAAGGTTGTCAAAGAGGTGATGGACGGGACGTGGAAAAGCGGTCAGTACCTGGGGGGTCTCAAAGACGGCATGGTCGGTTTGGCGCCCTTCGGGAAGAACGTTCCCCAGGACGTTCAGAATCTGGTGGAAAAAGACAAGGAGGAGATCACCGCCGGAAAACTGGATCCGTTCCACGGTCCCATTTACGATGCCTCCGGAGAGCTTCGGGTGCCGGCCGGAAGCAAGCTCACGGATCAACAGATCCTGTCCATGAACTGGTTTGTCCAGGGGGTGGAAGGGACCATTCCCAAATGA
- a CDS encoding 5'-deoxyadenosine deaminase yields the protein MKTRIRGADILTMNEKDEMVHGDLLIEDDRIVAVGRVEDGQVDREIDAQGKLILPGFIHLHVHLCQTLFRGRADDLTLLDWLRTRVWPLEAAHDEESIYLSALLGIGELLQSGTTTIVDMETVRYTDAAFRALLDSGIRALSGKVMMDFGDDVPPGLAESTDQSLQQSVDLLEKWHGQGGGRLRYAFAPRFVVSCTQSLLSEVRDLADEYGVYVHTHAAENKDEVLLVQQRHGLRNVTYLDSIGLANEGVILAHCVWLDEEEKGILAERGVHVAHCPSSNLKLASGIADVPDLLRRGVSVGLGADGAPCNNTLDMFHEMRLAALIHKPRYGATAMDARTVLRMATVEGARAVGLAHEIGSIEPGKKADLVILDLNRLHTFPSVEADPFSRVVYSATRSEVDMVFVDGNRLVERGHLVAMDEQHLLREADRAFRRLLRRTGEE from the coding sequence ATGAAAACGCGGATCCGGGGGGCCGACATCCTCACCATGAATGAGAAGGACGAAATGGTTCACGGGGACTTGCTCATTGAAGACGACCGTATTGTCGCGGTGGGTCGGGTTGAAGACGGTCAGGTGGACCGGGAGATCGACGCCCAGGGGAAACTGATCCTGCCGGGTTTCATTCATCTTCATGTGCACCTTTGCCAGACCCTGTTTCGGGGCCGGGCGGATGATCTGACGCTCCTGGACTGGTTGCGCACCCGGGTCTGGCCTCTCGAAGCCGCTCATGATGAGGAATCGATCTATCTGTCCGCCCTTCTTGGCATCGGGGAGCTGCTTCAGAGCGGAACCACCACCATTGTAGACATGGAGACGGTCCGTTACACGGATGCCGCCTTTCGGGCGCTTCTTGATTCCGGAATCCGCGCCCTCTCCGGCAAAGTCATGATGGATTTCGGGGATGACGTTCCTCCGGGACTCGCCGAGAGTACAGACCAGTCGCTCCAGCAAAGTGTGGATTTATTGGAAAAATGGCATGGCCAAGGGGGCGGCCGCCTCCGCTACGCCTTTGCCCCGCGCTTTGTGGTCTCCTGTACGCAGTCCCTGCTGAGTGAAGTGCGGGATCTGGCTGATGAGTACGGGGTCTATGTGCACACCCACGCGGCGGAAAACAAGGATGAAGTGCTTCTTGTCCAACAGCGCCACGGCCTGCGCAACGTCACCTACCTCGACTCCATCGGCCTGGCCAACGAGGGGGTGATTCTTGCCCACTGCGTCTGGCTGGATGAGGAAGAGAAGGGGATTCTCGCGGAACGCGGGGTTCATGTGGCCCACTGCCCGAGTTCAAATCTGAAGCTCGCATCGGGCATTGCCGATGTCCCGGATCTGCTTCGAAGGGGCGTGTCGGTGGGCCTGGGGGCGGACGGGGCGCCCTGCAACAACACCCTGGACATGTTTCACGAAATGCGCCTGGCGGCTCTTATCCACAAACCCCGCTACGGCGCCACCGCCATGGACGCGCGAACGGTGCTTCGGATGGCCACGGTGGAAGGAGCCCGGGCCGTGGGATTGGCCCACGAGATCGGCAGCATCGAACCGGGGAAAAAGGCGGATCTGGTGATTCTCGATCTGAATCGCCTGCACACCTTTCCTTCGGTGGAGGCCGATCCTTTCTCCAGGGTTGTGTATTCCGCCACCCGTTCAGAAGTGGACATGGTTTTCGTCGACGGAAACAGGCTGGTGGAGCGGGGTCACCTGGTGGCGATGGATGAACAACATCTTCTTCGGGAGGCGGACCGGGCTTTTCGCCGCCTCCTTCGGCGGACCGGGGAGGAGTGA
- the uraH gene encoding hydroxyisourate hydrolase, whose product MKGRLTTHVLDVACACPAAGLAVELFRIMEDGRKQSAARAVTGADGRLERPLLAGEAMRSGFYEIVFFPGDYYRGKGGALAEAVFFDRVSVSLRIADPEEDLHIPLLIAPGGYSVYRGKGIENGRGPFVAPSVVGIGF is encoded by the coding sequence ATGAAAGGCCGATTGACCACCCATGTGTTGGATGTGGCGTGCGCCTGTCCGGCCGCGGGCCTTGCGGTGGAACTTTTTCGGATCATGGAGGACGGGCGGAAACAGTCCGCGGCCCGGGCGGTCACGGGTGCCGATGGACGACTGGAGCGGCCTCTTTTGGCCGGGGAGGCGATGCGCTCGGGGTTCTACGAAATCGTCTTTTTTCCCGGGGATTACTACCGCGGCAAGGGCGGGGCTCTGGCGGAGGCGGTGTTCTTTGACCGGGTTTCTGTCTCTTTGCGCATCGCAGATCCGGAGGAGGATCTCCACATCCCGTTATTGATCGCTCCGGGCGGGTACAGTGTGTACCGGGGAAAGGGCATTGAAAACGGCCGCGGGCCTTTCGTGGCTCCCAGCGTTGTGGGCATCGGATTTTGA
- the pucL gene encoding factor-independent urate hydroxylase, producing the protein MIMTGTMTSGTDQRTMYYGKGDVWVYRSYAKPLRGLGQIPESAFAGRPNVIFGMNVQMAVEGEAFLPSFTEGDNSMVVATDSMKNFILRQAGAFEGATAEGFLEFVAGKFLEKYAHVSGVRLFGRQIPFDELPVPEQEGFRPGELVFRYSMNEYPTAFVAVRRGPEGPVVVEHAGGVAGLKLIKIKGSSFYGYIHDEYTTLPEAQDRPLFIYLYIKWKYEHPEDFRAEHPERYVAAEQVRDIAHTVFHELTSPSIQNLIYHIGRRVLTRFPQLLEVSFEANNRTWETVLEEVEDLAGKRAEAKVYTEPRPPYGFQGFTVTRKDLEE; encoded by the coding sequence ATGATCATGACAGGGACCATGACAAGTGGAACGGATCAACGGACGATGTATTACGGCAAGGGGGATGTTTGGGTTTATCGTTCTTACGCAAAACCCTTGAGGGGGCTGGGGCAGATCCCGGAGTCGGCATTTGCGGGCCGGCCCAACGTGATATTTGGCATGAACGTCCAGATGGCCGTGGAGGGAGAGGCATTTTTGCCTTCCTTCACCGAAGGGGACAACTCCATGGTGGTGGCCACCGATTCGATGAAGAATTTCATCCTGCGTCAGGCCGGGGCCTTCGAGGGGGCGACGGCGGAAGGTTTCCTGGAATTCGTGGCCGGAAAATTCCTGGAGAAATACGCCCATGTGTCAGGTGTTCGACTGTTCGGACGGCAAATTCCTTTCGACGAATTGCCCGTCCCCGAGCAGGAAGGATTTCGACCGGGAGAACTGGTTTTTCGTTACTCCATGAATGAGTATCCCACCGCTTTTGTGGCGGTTCGCCGGGGGCCGGAGGGACCCGTGGTGGTGGAGCACGCCGGGGGTGTGGCGGGGTTAAAACTGATCAAGATCAAAGGGAGCAGTTTTTACGGCTACATTCACGATGAATACACCACCCTGCCCGAGGCGCAGGACCGACCGCTGTTCATCTATCTTTACATCAAATGGAAATATGAACATCCCGAGGATTTTCGGGCCGAGCACCCGGAACGATACGTCGCGGCGGAGCAGGTGCGGGATATCGCCCACACGGTATTCCACGAACTCACCTCTCCTTCCATTCAAAATCTCATTTATCACATCGGCCGGCGGGTGCTGACCCGATTCCCCCAATTGCTGGAGGTTTCTTTTGAGGCGAACAACCGAACTTGGGAGACGGTGTTGGAGGAGGTGGAGGACCTCGCCGGGAAGAGGGCAGAGGCCAAAGTGTACACCGAACCTCGGCCGCCCTACGGTTTTCAGGGGTTCACCGTCACCCGGAAGGACCTTGAGGAGTGA
- the uraD gene encoding 2-oxo-4-hydroxy-4-carboxy-5-ureidoimidazoline decarboxylase, which yields MRWWVKMVTLTQLNGATKQEFTEMVGWVFEHSPWVAERAWARRPFRSVDHLFAVMADVVKGSTRDDKLALFRAHPDLGARARMSSASLSEQHRAGLQQLSFAEYHLLTRLNRAYRDKFGFPFILAVRDRTPREIQKALEQRLAATQEEEEQRALAEVLLIAWFRLRDMGIEER from the coding sequence ATGCGGTGGTGGGTGAAAATGGTCACCTTGACCCAGCTGAACGGGGCGACGAAACAAGAATTTACAGAGATGGTGGGTTGGGTGTTCGAGCATTCTCCCTGGGTTGCCGAGCGGGCCTGGGCAAGGCGGCCCTTCCGGTCCGTCGATCATTTATTTGCCGTGATGGCGGATGTGGTCAAAGGCTCAACTCGAGATGACAAGCTCGCGTTGTTCCGCGCCCACCCGGACCTCGGAGCCCGGGCCCGGATGTCTTCCGCCTCGCTGTCGGAGCAGCACCGAGCTGGTCTTCAGCAACTGAGTTTCGCCGAGTACCATTTGTTGACACGTCTGAATCGAGCCTATAGGGACAAATTCGGATTCCCCTTTATCCTCGCCGTTCGGGATCGCACTCCAAGGGAGATCCAAAAGGCCCTTGAGCAACGTCTGGCGGCGACCCAGGAGGAAGAAGAGCAACGGGCCCTGGCGGAGGTGTTGCTCATCGCATGGTTTCGGCTCAGGGACATGGGGATTGAGGAACGGTGA
- a CDS encoding PucR family transcriptional regulator: MNVRDLLAIPILSDAKVVAGASGLARNVQSVNMMDAPDIIDFLKPNELLVTTGYGLKDRPGALVDLVRQMAQKGCAGLGIKIRRFLPETPPEMARAADEWALPIIELPYQPSLGEIVNQTINFILEKRAEELRYALDIHRSFTTLVFRGRGVGAVVENLGALLGCPVQLLDPGFRVIAASSGHGKLDPRCRDALLTHLRSLNGSIPDMTAFSLLESTNPPMTFTLFPVRTHRQQNGFLVVYGCPFESGVYPRLAVEQAVNVMAFDLLKRQAVEENTRRMKNEFFTDFLSGDIGSRREIINLGKLYGLRENQPYVCAVCRIDDRLEEQVGGLEERRRRLRDAVYDRLETALEEVTSGGVLFTRGESFVLLRPAKEYGVREEHEMAAWLRSVQEEIARWVGVSVSFGLSPCIRHFYELPRAYREGESALHMGYRSGRRRFIQPYRAKELADLFRWIPREDLIQFYENSLNDLAHPADKEKLDLLHTLSVYLDNNCQIAETAKQLYVHRNTVVYRLDKCKELIGRDLKEPDVTLRLRVALLIRGLMYGKEAEGVPGNHG; encoded by the coding sequence ATGAATGTGAGGGATTTGTTGGCTATTCCGATTCTTTCCGATGCAAAGGTTGTAGCAGGGGCGTCAGGTCTTGCGCGAAATGTTCAATCAGTGAACATGATGGATGCGCCGGATATTATCGATTTTCTCAAACCAAACGAACTTTTGGTCACCACCGGATACGGCCTAAAAGATCGCCCCGGTGCCCTGGTGGATTTGGTCCGCCAAATGGCGCAAAAAGGCTGCGCCGGCTTGGGGATCAAGATCCGGCGATTCCTTCCGGAGACCCCCCCGGAAATGGCCCGGGCCGCCGATGAGTGGGCGTTGCCGATCATTGAACTGCCCTATCAGCCGTCCTTGGGGGAGATTGTGAACCAAACGATCAACTTCATACTGGAGAAGCGAGCAGAAGAATTGCGGTACGCCCTGGACATCCACCGCTCGTTTACAACCTTGGTGTTTCGCGGCCGGGGCGTGGGTGCTGTGGTGGAGAACCTAGGGGCGCTGCTCGGCTGTCCCGTTCAACTTCTGGACCCCGGGTTTCGGGTCATTGCCGCCTCTTCCGGCCACGGCAAACTTGACCCCAGGTGCCGGGATGCCCTTTTGACCCATTTGCGCAGCCTGAATGGATCCATACCTGACATGACCGCCTTTTCCCTTCTGGAGTCAACAAACCCACCCATGACCTTTACGCTGTTTCCCGTCCGCACCCATCGGCAGCAGAACGGTTTTCTCGTGGTTTACGGCTGCCCTTTTGAGTCGGGCGTCTATCCCCGACTGGCGGTGGAGCAAGCGGTGAACGTCATGGCTTTCGATTTGTTGAAGCGACAGGCGGTGGAAGAGAACACCCGACGGATGAAAAATGAGTTCTTCACAGATTTTTTGAGCGGGGACATCGGGTCCCGCCGGGAGATTATCAATTTGGGCAAACTTTACGGACTGCGGGAGAACCAACCCTACGTCTGTGCGGTTTGCCGCATCGACGATCGCTTGGAAGAGCAGGTCGGAGGGCTGGAGGAGCGGCGCCGGCGGCTGAGGGATGCGGTGTACGATCGCCTGGAGACGGCTCTCGAAGAGGTCACCTCGGGCGGAGTGCTGTTCACCCGGGGCGAGTCTTTTGTTTTGCTGCGACCGGCAAAAGAGTACGGGGTGCGGGAAGAACACGAGATGGCGGCGTGGCTGCGATCGGTTCAGGAGGAGATTGCCCGGTGGGTCGGCGTTTCTGTCTCCTTTGGTCTGAGTCCTTGCATCCGCCATTTTTATGAACTTCCCAGAGCCTATCGGGAGGGGGAGAGCGCTCTCCACATGGGCTATCGCTCCGGGCGCCGCCGGTTTATCCAACCCTACCGCGCCAAAGAGTTGGCCGATCTGTTTCGCTGGATTCCCAGAGAAGATCTCATCCAGTTTTACGAAAACTCCTTAAACGACCTGGCCCACCCTGCGGACAAAGAAAAATTGGATCTCTTGCACACCTTGTCGGTCTATCTTGACAATAACTGTCAGATAGCTGAGACGGCCAAGCAACTCTATGTCCACCGGAATACGGTGGTGTATCGCCTGGACAAATGTAAGGAACTCATAGGCCGGGACCTGAAAGAACCGGATGTCACGCTGCGCCTCCGGGTGGCGCTGCTCATTCGGGGGCTGATGTACGGAAAAGAGGCCGAGGGGGTCCCGGGGAATCACGGCTAG